One Trichoderma asperellum chromosome 5, complete sequence genomic region harbors:
- a CDS encoding uncharacterized protein (SECRETED:SignalP(1-36)), protein MAIHPRFRAQLPVTRIRKQALSLSLSLSLSLSLSLSLSCMALGHRSPYNTSYAAAVQPSFVSLPWPAIVAVQPLASLFIPSSHRAASLVPAAKDSRQPGVPPRRLGPMRSSKRSNSKKLVHLEHVSA, encoded by the coding sequence ATGGCTATACACCCTCGCTTCCGAGCTCAGCTCCCCGTCACACGCATCCGTAagcaagctctctctctctctctctctctctctctctctctctctctctctctctctctgtcttgcATGGCGCTTGGTCATCGCTCGCCATATAACACTAGTTATGCGGCGGCGGTGCAGCCAAGCTTTGTTTCTCTCCCTTGGCCGGCAATCGTCGCTGTCCAGCCCCTTGCATCCCTGTTCATCCCATCATCGCATCGGGCAGCTTCGCTCGTGCCTGCGGCCAAAGATTCTCGCCAACCGGGTGTTCCTCCTCGTCGCCTCGGCCCAATGAGAAGCAGCAAACGCAGCAACTCGAAGAAACTAGTGCATCTTGAGCATGTCAGCGCCTAG
- a CDS encoding uncharacterized protein (SECRETED:SignalP(1-23)~EggNog:ENOG41~TransMembrane:1 (n10-18c23/24o232-254i)): MGYISIRRGVLSLFIVTSSLTQALRVSPNSPCTSVCTDSNISQSDPNFFDEQWKDIVCTDTAFDSTPEGKKLESCFTCLQNSTYTHGSESDQDWFLYNLRYSASYCMFGYPNSTGFDAGPCTTAVGCGSLSDALELSIKNPTNLTPYDYCDVNGGAITGNQVQGCLQCIQADGEHEYMSNFLLALQGACQVKPASDSVLVLNKPLFGNDTIQVVTPSPSSDNQGPAISSSTIVGIVVGAVVLLALVAGFTFVCIRKRRNRAKEQDRASGYSFRCQTRVTPVTPRFPESAQTDDNFRGNEKAHVMVTNGVPIGANAYPQAQYPWNSQSSLNVTISRQDSAIMRPSVITSLPPPPSAHISPRLSSPDDYSTPASAVSTRSSAPLLANPQRGYSPSPHLAQSSWSQSPRPNRLDRRWEDENHGFGNALGLISKKKSQTNTGSPVQSEVIQTSFPPPPTR, encoded by the exons ATGGGTTACATATCAATTCGTCGTGGAGTTCTTTCTCTATTCATCGTTACTTCTTCATTGACGCAAGCCCTGAGAGTCTCGCCAAATTCCCCATGTACAAGCGTCTGCACCGACTCCAACATCTCACAATCGGACCCAAACTTCTTCGACGAGCAGTGGAAAGATATTGTCTGCACCGACACAGCCTTCGATAGTACACCGGAGGGGAAAAAGCTGGAGAGCTGCTTCACGTGCCTACAGAATAGCACTTACACCCATGGTAGCGAGAGTGATCAGGATTGGTTCCTAT ACAACCTACGGTACTCTGCCAGCTACTGCATGTTTGGCTATCCCAACAGCACTGGCTTCGATGCGGGCCCTTGTACGACGGCGGTGGGGTGCGGAAGTCTCTCTGATGCTCTCGAACTAAGCATTAAGAATCCGACGAACTTGACCCCGTATGATTATTGCGATGTTAATGGGGGTGCCATCACCGGTAATCAAGTTCAGGGATGCCTACAGTGTATCCAAGCTGATGGAGAGCATGAATACATGTCCAACT TTCTTCTCGCCTTACAAGGAGCTTGCCAAGTGAAGCCTGCTTCAGACTCCGTCTTAGTCCTAAACAAGCCACTCTTTGGCAATGATACTATCCAAGTCGTTACTCCGTCACCGTCTTCCGACAACCAAGGCCCTGCAATTTCCAGCTCAACAATCGTGGGGATTGTCGTTGGTGCTGTTGTTCTGTTGGCCTTGGTTGCAGGCTTCACGTTTGTATGCATTCGCAAACGCAGAAATCGTGCCAAAGAGCAAGATCGCGCCTCTGGCTATTCTTTCCGCTGCCAAACAAGAGTGACTCCCGTCACCCCCAGATTTCCAGAAAGTGCTCAGACCGATGATAACTTCCGTGGTAACGAGAAGGCGCATGTTATGGTCACCAATGGTGTTCCCATCGGCGCAAATGCCTATCCTCAGGCCCAGTATCCCTGGAATAGCCAGAGCTCATTAAACGTCACTATTAGCCGACAGGATAGTGCAATAATGAGGCCCAGCGTCATAACTAGCCTGCCACCACCTCCTTCGGCACACATCTCTCCTCGCCTTTCCTCACCGGATGATTACTCGACTCCAGCTTCTGCTGTTTCAACTCGGTCCAGTGCTCCTCTACTTGCCAACCCACAACGGGGGTATTCTCCTTCACCTCACTTGGCCCAGTCTAGCTGGTCACAAAGCCCAAGACCAAACCGACTTGATAGGAGGTGGGAAGACGAAAACCACGGATTCGGTAATGCTCTTGGGCTTAttagcaagaagaagagccagaCGAACACGGGGAGCCCCGTCCAGAGTGAGGTTATTCAGACATCTTTCCCGCCACCTCCTACAAGGTAA
- a CDS encoding uncharacterized protein (BUSCO:EOG092D2O1N~EggNog:ENOG41), whose translation MNATSVASSSQMFSPFSQKTQGSSQAFNPFAPRQTGEGASFGPDGAGGSTALKNNKRKPGFATDSDTERKPKASNPFKGKDGSLSDSGKQWKKRGENADKKAADLKKNTKKPRSDSKGLRPPKTNHRGNRAQPATSAEEDNTSRPSSSSSASSVDETPEAASMRTADPFAKKVYDRLRKDGISPPSWPSQPGDPINKAEMAKFRDKYEEYRKKVRASLTKASLIDDPDKRKTLQNAIDFRGICEDMCPEYEKITRITEADVPQHEKDTRTGFAKTSRMVKKLARSAAGQEAPLPMDVRSTAALRRTMDYLIDDLLQDDENLPTLHGFLWDRTRAIRRDFTFFSSPTVDDLKTQTYVLENIARFHVTALHLLSQPGKAGEDFVEQQELEQLGKALLSLRDLYDDCNAQGIACENEAEFRAYYLLFHAHDSNTIEMLQRQWKPHFWRDSDDIRTAVSLVEALQNTDDFHGPLRAAPSLAASNAFHSFFRIVEDPSVSYTMACFAECHFPQLRRSILRAVKRALARPKDPSNDLTAASLNKFLRFDTVEEAIDFAKLHGIDVVPDPQATMDVAQQRLVLNNREPLLHPRLTHQFSQNLVEKKRGSRPLPDVIHTTISEDSAASSQSRPGSFLQNEGSLFIQDSAPIQSQTTATQPSTAFPAFNQIACGPGTNLATAPQASEQTPSVFGAPEGQKPAPFASPFSSISTPFGNNSASSSVPPALPAFSTNNAPATTNPFAPSVAPSNALEKPAAPSPPPFGASAAINPFAQATTAPSMNFQDSQNKPSSQPQVQPSGFFPSSSPTAVNGVTPTPKISFSALGESKPALSGPFASNAQPSEGDKLSMFPTATVAAHGSSSQPKPSVFDSPTPAPAPSSTNKPAASTSVPGFPAFSSLAGTSSSILPSALNSKPSITAQEPPKPAINFTPLSHPQMGGSSSISSPNLLGNQGVTGGALSSPFSGSVLGSENKKAAEPPIQLQPGTSQPSSSAFPEFKSPTTPHFGDSAQSTTPTTTPPVFFSKPALPPAPPPALAGPPRDPLDDLTKWFVNGDKGLMNEFEAFMVESIVRDVFDKFQRDEEERIRREKEEQDNAEAKRFRIYNLSLKYFYRWKKNAREKRLRQLRRSGREQFRAFREAQRAAQIREEQQTAQRIATQKAELATLNRPDELAAIIRNNQRNKRKAEEALLASGVLSGVTNERRAVAAIFRNEYRRLSPTPSINGSQGLRSRSGSVAGSAMSIEGGSKTRALREKLMGERPGRFHRALPSISGDSSPPEKSRTSKVSERWRLKAMGIVQMPDGTALPESMAEEIRRGLKKDTSSRASSLIRRASITSAASMRPQSPLAFKSLGDRNFSENALTINNKRKRSMEIEDEVAKEGIVDADPHKRVMSDADILLQELRAMRQEMEEGTTWFKSQNGRLQSEILSRGGTPMDESGI comes from the exons ATGAATGCGACGTCCGTTGCATCATCGAGCCAAATGTTTTCCCCATTTAGCCAGAAGACGCAAGGCTCGTCGCAGGCTTTCAATCCTTTCGCCCCCCGGCAGACCGGCGAAGGAGCATCATTTGGCCCTGATGGTGCAGGCGGCTCTACTGCATTGAAGAATAATAAACGAAAGCCTGGATTTGCCACGGACAGCGATACTGAGAGAAAACCGAAGGCCAGCAACCCGTTCAAAGGCAAAGACGGGAGCCTGAGCGACAGCGGAAAGCAATGGAAGAAACGGGGCGAAAACGCAGACAAGAAGGCGGCCGATCTCAAGAAGAACACCAAGAAGCCGCGCAGTGATTCCAAGGGGCTGCGGCCGCCGAAAACAAACCACCGCGGCAACCGTGCGCAACCTGCCACGagtgctgaagaagacaacACGTCACGTCCGAGTTCGTCTTCTAGTGCAAGCTCTGTCGACGAGACGCCCGAGGCTGCATCAATGCGCACTGCCGACCCGTTCGCAAAGAAAGTATACGATCGACTCCGAAAAGATGGCATTAGTCCTCCGTCTTGGCCGTCCCAGCCAGGGGACCCCATAAACAAGGCCGAGATGGCCAAGTTTAGGGACAAGTACGAGGAGTATCGCAAGAAAGTGCGCGCGTCTCTAACAAAAGCCTCCCTAATCGACGATCCGGATAAACGAAAAACTCTCCAGAATGCTATCGACTTTCGAGGAATCTGCGAAGACATGTGCCCCGAATATGAGAAGATCACACGAATCACCGAGGCCGACGTTCCCCAGCATGAAAAGGATACAAGGACCGGCTTTGCAAAGACAAGTAGGATGGTGAAGAAGTTGGCGCGTTCAGCCGCCGGACAAGAAGCTCCTCTTCCCATGGATGTTCGCTCTACAGCAGCTCTGCGACGAACTATGGACTACCTGATCGACGACTTGCTTCAAGACGACGAGAACTTACCGACTTTGCACGGCTTTTTATGGGATCGAACACGTGCTATTCGACGAGATTTTACGTTTTTCTCATCTCCCACAGTCGACGACCTAAAAACCCAAACTTATGTGCTAGAGAATATTGCCAGATTCCATGTTACGGCCCTCCATCTTTTGTCACAGCCGGGAAAAGCTGGTGAAGATTTTGTGGAACAGCAGGAGCTCGAACAGCTTGGCAAAGCTTTGCTTTCACTCCGGGATCTCTACGACGATTGCAATGCCCAGGGAATTGCATGTGAAAACGAGGCCGAATTCCGCGCGTACTATCTCCTCTTCCATGCCCACGATTCAAATACCATCGAGATGCTACAACGACAGTGGAAGCCTCATTTCTGGAGAGATTCAGATGACATTAGGACCGCAGTGTCACTCGTTGAGGCCTTGCAAAATACAGATGACTTTCATGGCCCGTTAAGAGCAGCCCCATCCCTGGCTGCGAGTAATGCTTTCCATTCATTCTTCCGAATCGTGGAGGATCCTAGTGTATCATATACCATGGCTTGTTTTGCTGAGTGCCATTTCCCCCAACTTCGCCGATCGATTCTGCGTGCCGTAAAGCGAGCACTGGCCAGGCCCAAGGATCCATCAAACGATTTGACAGCTGCCTCTTTGAATAAGTTCCTTCGGTTCGACACAGTTGAAGAAGCTATCGACTTTGCGAAACTTCATGGCATCGACGTGGTCCCAGATCCACAGGCCACTATGGATGTTGCACAACAGCGTCTGGTCTTGAATAATAGAGAACCCCTATTACACCCCCGCCTAACCCATCAGTTTTCGCAAAATCTtgtggaaaagaagagaggaagtcGGCCATTACCGGATGTTATCCATACAACAATCTCCGAGGACTCGGCTGCATCTTCACAATCACGGcctggcagcttcttgcagAATGAAGGATCTCTTTTCATACAAGATTCAGCACCAATCCAGTCTCAAACGACGGCAACACAACCTTCAACAGCCTTCCCTGCGTTCAACCAGATTGCGTGTGGTCCTGGGACCAACTTGGCCACCGCACCTCAAG CTTCAGAACAAACTCCCAGTGTATTCGGAGCACCTGAAGGGCAAAAGCCTGCTCCTTTTGCGAGCCCCTTTTCATCGATTTCGACACCCTTTGGCAATAATTCGGCTTCGAGCTCTGTTCCACCTGCCTTACCTGCCTTCTCTACCAATAACGCACCCGCGACAACTAATCCTTTTGCACCCTCTGTTGCGCCAAGTAATGCGTTAGAGAAACCTGcggcaccatcaccaccaccatttGGAGCAAGTGCGGCTATTAATCCATTTGCACAAGCAACAACAGCGCCTTCTATGAATTTTCAGGACTCTCAGAACAAACCATCATCTCAGCCGCAAGTTCAGCCATCTGGCTTCTTTCCATCCTCTTCACCTACAGCTGTGAATGGAGTTACCCCTACCCCAAAGATATCATTTAGTGCGCTTGGGGAGTCAAAACCTGCCTTGTCAGGGCCCTTTGCTTCTAACGCTCAGCCATCTGAAGGCGACAAATTATCTATGTTTCCTACAGCTACAGTTGCCGCCCATGGAAGTTCAAGTCAACCTAAGCCCAGCGTATTTGATTCTCCAACGCCGGCGCCTGCTCCGTCAAGTACAAACAAACCAGCGGCATCTACAAGTGTGCCGGGATTTCCAGcgttctcttctttggctggaacaagcagcagcatattGCCCTCTGCTTTAAATTCAAAGCCATCGATAACTGCGCAAGAGCCACCCAAGCCAGCAATCAACTTTACGCCACTGTCACACCCCCAAATGGGTGGAAGCTCGAGCATTTCATCACCAAATCTCCTTGGCAATCAAGGAGTCACAGGAGGGGCGTTGAGCTCACCATTTTCTGGTTCTGTATTAGGATCAGAGAACaagaaggctgctgagcCACCCATCCAGTTACAACCAGGCACTTCgcagccatcttcatctgcctTCCCCGAGTTCAAATCCCCAACAACTCCTCACTTTGGAGACTCTGCCCAAAGCACTACCCCTACTACAACGCCCCCCGTTTTCTTCTCAAAGCCTGCCCTACCCCCTGCCCCTCCTCCGGCACTTGCGGGCCCTCCACGAGATCCGCTAGACGACTTGACGAAGTGGTTTGTGAATGGAGATAAGGGACTGATGAATGAATTCGAGGCTTTCATGGTGGAAAGTATCGTCCGGGATGTATTCGACAAGTTCCAGAGggatgaggaagaaaggatacgaagagagaaagaggagcagGACAATGCGGAAGCTAAGAGATTCCGGATATATAACCTTTCCTTGAAATATTTTTACCGGTGGAAAAAGAATGCCCGCGAGAAACGTCTAAGGCAACTTCGCCGAAGCGGACGCGAGCAATTCCGAGCATTTCGCGAAGCTCAGAGAGCAGCGCAGATCAGAGAAGAGCAACAAACTGCTCAACGAATTGCTACTCAAAAAGCCGAGTTGGCCACTCTCAATCGCCCAGATGAGCTAGCAGCTATAATACGGAATAACCAACGAAACAAGAGGAAAGCAGAGGAAGCTCTCCTTGCATCTGGTGTTTTATCTGGTGTCACAAACGAACGAAGAGCCGTTGCAGCGATTTTCCGCAACGAATATAGACGGCTATCACCTACTCCATCAATTAACGGGAGCCAAGGATTGCGGTCTCGTTCTGGGTCGGTTGCTGGGTCCGCGATGAGCATCGAAGGTGGCTCAAAAACACGAGCTTTGCGCGAGAAGCTTATGGGAGAAAGGCCGGGTCGATTTCATCGTGCCCTACCTTCTATATCAGGCGATAGCTCTCCGCCAGAGAAATCACGAACTAGCAAAGTATCTGAGCGCTGGCGGTTGAAGGCCATGGGTATTGTGCAGATGCCTGATGGGACTGCCTTACCAGAGTCCATGGCGGAGGAAATTCGTCGCGGTTTGAAGAAGGATACGAGCAGCAGGGCAAGTTCATTAATTCGACGAGCATCAATAACTAGCGCGGCGTCCATGCGGCCGCAAAGTCCTCTAGCCTTCAAATCTCTCGGCGACCGTAACTTCTCGGAGAACGCGCTTACTATTAACAATAAAAGAAAGCGATCTATGGAGATTGAAGACGAGGTAGCCAAAGAGGGCATCGTGGATGCAGACCCACACAAACGCGTCATGAGTGATGCCGATATTCTATTACAAGAACTTAGAGCGATGCGTcaagagatggaggagggcaCGACGTGGTTCAAATCACAAAACGGGAGGTTACAAAGCGAGATATTGAGCAGAGGAGGAACGCCAATGGATGAAAGCGGTATATGA
- a CDS encoding uncharacterized protein (BUSCO:EOG092D2I29): protein MPKGKWIDKKTAQHFTLVHRPQNDPLIHDENAPSMVLNPVQSKPGSKVKHLDDLASELGSDAEHIRANEGEAANYGVYFDDSEYDYMQHLRDLNSGGGNVVFVESDATGNKGKGKQKQSLEEALRKMDLEQKSGDLLDEEILPSKNLTRLTYQAQQDVPDVIAGFNPDMDPRLREVLEALEDDAYVDDDEEVFNQLSKDGEELDEDDFGFYDEEDDDGWESDATAKPSKEYKDQVPELVKVQPDQPEEGPGNDWMEDFKQFKKDQKGSRGPTAPSRSGVESMWTTTTNGGRTKRRKGALTNPSAYSMTSSSLVRTEQLSILDERFEKLEERYHEDFDDMGSVSEVSTASSVQGPMRSDFDGILDDFLGSYTRPGKRTSKKTRPQTGLEQLDEIRRELGPARIRGRVKS from the exons ATGCCCAAGGGAAAGTGGAT TGATAAGAAGACGGCGCAGCACTTTACGCTCGTCCATCGCCCGCAGAATGATCCGCTCATTCACGACGAGAATGCGCCATCCATGGTGCTGAACCCGGTTCAGTCCAAACCTGGGTCGAAAGTGAAGCACTTGGATGACTTGGCCTCCGAGCTGGGATCAGATGCGGAACATATCCGCGCCAACGAAGGTGAAGCCGCAAACTATGGCGTGTATTTCGACGACTCCGAGTACGACTACATGCAACACTTGCGAGATCTCAACAGCGGTGGCGGAAATGTTGTCTTTGTTGAGTCGGATGCCACTGGaaacaagggcaagggcaagcagaagcagtcATTGGAAGAGGCTCTACGCAAAATGGACCTTGAGCAAAAATCAGGCGACCTTCTGGACGAAGAGATTTTGCCTTCCAAGAACCTTACGAGGTTAACCTACCAAGCCCAGCAAGATGTACCAGATGTCATCGCTGGATTCAACCCTGATATGGATCCCAGACTACGAGAAGTCTTGGAAGCCTTGGAGGATGATGCCTACGtagatgacgacgaagaggtATTCAACCAGTTGTcaaaggatggagaggagcttgatgaagacgatttCGGATTttatgatgaagaggatgatgatgggtgGGAATCCGATGCTACGGCAAAGCCTTCTAAGGAATACAAAGACCAAGTACCAGAACTCGTCAAGGTGCAGCCAGACCAACCAGAAGAAGGTCCTGGAAATGATTGGATGGAAGACTTTAAACAGTTCAAGAAAGACCAAAAAGGCTCACGTGGGCCAACAGCTCCCTCACGATCCGGGGTTGAGTCCATGTGGACGACGACTACAAATGGGGGCCGGACTAAGAGGAGAAAGGGTGCTCTGACGAATCCCTCAGCCTACTCCatgacatcttcatcactCGTACGAACAGAACAGCTTTCGATCCTAGACGAGAGAttcgagaagctggaggagcGCTACCATGAAGATTTTGATGATATGGGTTCCGTATCAGAAGTTTCGACAGCGTCTAGCGTGCAAGGCCCCATGCGATCAGATTTCGATGGCATCCTTGATGATTTCCTGGGCTCTTACACGAGGCCTGGAAAGCGAACATCAAAGAAGACAAGACCACAGACAGGATTAGAGCAGCTTGACGAAATTAGACGAGAACTGGGGCCTGCGCGTATTCGGGGCCGCGTCAAATCATGA
- a CDS encoding uncharacterized protein (BUSCO:EOG092D13SA), whose translation MVLAKSKKNEGLGNTLMNDRFGKGKGSDNRKTSSLMRTNHTTGEQYLINDKKDAAWVKMRSVTEQGALDEFLATAELAGTDFTAEKINNVKIIHTDQKNPYLLSSTEERAVLGKHREHKNRLTVPRRPHWDAKTTREQLDIREREALVQWRRGLAELQENNDLLMTPFERNIEVWRQLWRVIERSDIIVQIVDARNPLLFRSEDLENYVKAVDAKKENLLLINKADMMSMKQRKAWGKYLREAGIAYKFFSAQLAKELNEAREDEEYSSDEEPAFSSRQAEKAKAESDEEEEVTAAEEQGESSGNKADEDEDTQILTVEELEEIFLRYAPSDREADSKLQVGLVGYPNVGKSSTINALIGAKKVSVSSTPGKTKHFQTIHLSERVVLCDCPGLVFPNFATTKADLVTQGVLPIDQMREHTGPVGLVAQRIPKPFLEAIYGIKIHTRPIEEGGTGIPTGEELLRAYAIARGFQTQGLGQPDEARASRYILKDYVNGKLLFVHPPPGIEDGNEFNEELYDEAHLPERRRGAFIAATEALSLGGDEDSLASEFVGLPQGPKSKNLDKNFFTPKNVRGHVNVPFNYKYSEQGQGSVMGGAKALSGRKARTVVALENGLDPKEMQMGSSKKHYKGGQRDGKHRKTRRTAPKMED comes from the exons ATGGTGTTGGCAAAGTCGAAGAAGAATGAGGGGCTGGGCAATACGTTGATGAACGATCGCTTCGGCAAGGGCAAAGGCTCCGATAACAGAAAGACGTCGTCTCTTATGCGAACGAACCACACAACTGGCGAGCAGTACCTCATCAACGATAAGAAAGATGCTGCATGGGTCAAAATGCGCTCCGTTACGGAGCAAGGCGCACTCGACGAATTCTTGGCCACCGCCGAGCTCGCCGGTACCGATTTCACGGCCGAAAAGATAAACAACGTCAAGATCATCCACACTGATCAGAAGAATCCGTATCTGTTGTCTTCTACTGAAGAGAGAGCTGTCCTTGGAAAGCACCGGGAGCACAAGAACCGACTAACGGTGCCACGAAGACCTCACTGGGATGCCAAGACTACTCGAGAACAGCTTGATAtccgagagagagaagctctTGTCCAGTGGCGAAGAGGCTTGGCCGAGTTACAAGAGAACAACGACTTGCTCATGACACCTTTTGAACGAAATATCGAGGTCTGGAGGCAGCTGTGGAGAGTTATCGAGAGATCAGATATCATCGTACAGATCGTCGATGCGCGAAACCCTCTGCTTTTCCGATCAGAAGATTTGGAGAATTACGTCAAGGCCGTTGATGCCAAGAAGGAAAACCTGCTTTTGATTAACAAGGCTGATATGATGTCTATGAAGCAGCGCAAGGCTTGGGGTAAATACCTGAGAGAAGCGGGCATTGCCTACAAGTTCTTTTCTGCGCAGCTTGCAAAGGAGTTGAACGAGGCGAGGGAGGACGAGGAGTACAGCTCAGACGAGGAGCCAGCTTTCTCCTCAAGACAGGCtgagaaggccaaggctgagagtgatgaagaagaagaagttacTGCTGCAGAAGAACAGGGGGAGAGCTCAGGAAACAAGgcggacgaagacgaagatacCCAGATTCTGACAGTTGAGGAGCTTGAAGAAATTTTCTTAAGATATGCTCCATCTGATAGAG AAGCGGACAGCAAGCTCCAAGTTGGTCTAGTCGGCTACCCCAACGTGGGTAAATCTTCAACCATCAACGCCCTGATCGGAGCCAAGAAGGTATCCGTCTCTTCAACACCAGGAAAGACAAAGCACTTCCAGACCATCCATCTCAGTGAGCGAGTCGTCCTGTGCGATTGCCCTGGTCTCGTCTTCCCCAACTTCGCCACCACAAAAGCCGATCTCGTCACCCAGGGTGTGCTGCCCATTGACCAGATGCGTGAGCACACGGGTCCCGTGGGCTTGGTCGCTCAGAGAATCCCCAAGCCCTTCCTTGAGGCCATCTACGGTATCAAGATTCACACAAGGCCGATCGAGGAGGGAGGCACTGGCATTCCTACGGGTGAGGAGTTGCTTCGCGCTTACGCCATTGCTCGTGGCTTCCAGACACAAGGTCTCGGCCAGCCAGATGAGGCACGAGCATCAAGATACATTCTGAAAGACTACGTCAACGGAaagctcctcttcgtccaccCTCCGCCGGGTATCGAGGACGGAAACGAGTTCAACGAAGAGCTCTACGACGAGGCGCATCTCCCCGAACGCCGCCGTGGTGCTTTCATCGCCGCCACGGAGGCTCTCTCCCTAGGAGGCGATGAGGACAGTCTCGCCTCGGAATTCGTCGGCCTTCCACAGGGCCCCAAGTCCAAGAACCTGGATAAGAACTTTTTCACGCCAAAGAATGTCCGGGGGCATGTGAACGTGCCGTTCAACTACAAATACTCAGAACAGGGTCAGGGTAGCGTCATGGGCGGCGCCAAGGCGCTCAGTGGGCGCAAGGCCCGAACGGTAGTTGCCCTAGAGAATGGCTTGGACCCAAAGGAGATGCAGATGGGATCGAGTAAGAAGCACTACAAGGGAGGTCAACGCGATGGTAAACACAGGAAAACAAGGAGAACGGCGCCCAAAATGGAGGACTAG